A region from the Triticum urartu cultivar G1812 chromosome 1, Tu2.1, whole genome shotgun sequence genome encodes:
- the LOC125543264 gene encoding uncharacterized protein LOC125543264, producing MYLTLNARTNIINVSFGERMTSAANLVWSLRAVKILVTPNRQLADNAYGNRQVLAVVREVIAAVVVLVHAVVLSFCLNFLQLLMICGLFITIWISVRGLMDHDHYSDKPEERTNMDPAHTILYTMCVVQGAFFLYRNILLLWLRRVVKQVSQAYGFQDGDCAISGYFFEISRGCSKNPSSVRGRNLVTYAVELVESSSPLGGNCLSGILILDRLLTRQHSDKIKAPNLVKREKGNQRQKLSDLEGNIGASLVKMENKEENNQERREKKRQGRKWWQQHRPRTEEEIIVQQRRVIRQLIGSTSSAHILQKLLHALDSSHSYDQKKREAAARIVEHVASGIRLEQFPQGIQYISSLINTFEEYQRLLPHQSSSKRNEASVATQPLSSKTNNGQYQEQGRCSSSSGTCLSPSKSELESESESESELPWDSDLDIYAWLFPKTKKRNGNTNPFHGYKELVLTGLRILWSLADSADNCTIISKTKNLVCKIMAPVSYDLVHRTHHSAWSTSVVEGSLRVMLRLVAAEGETRVKLRRQISSNKKAITTIGRIVKCEECQGRELQMNAMQILTQLCMDETESRGDFIKMLVSIKDSITEPKASSLSDLDFWPSIFVI from the coding sequence ATGTATCTAACTTTGAATGCGCGTACAAACATCATCAATGTTTCATTCGGTGAAAGGATGACTTCTGCTGCTAATCTGGTCTGGAGCCTGAGGGCGGTGAAAATTTTAGTGACGCCCAACCGGCAGCTGGCTGATAATGCATACGGTAATCGCCAGGTACTGGCAGTCGTTAGGGAAGTTATTGCAGCGGTGGTAGTGCTGGTTCACGCTGTGGTATTGTCCTTCTGCCTGAACTTTCTGCAGTTGCTCATGATCTGTGGGCTGTTCATCACCATCTGGATATCGGTACGCGGTCTCATGGACCACGACCATTACAGCGACAAGCCTGAGGAGAGAACAAACATGGATCCAGCGCATACTATCTTGTACACCATGTGTGTGGTCCAGGGTGCATTCTTCCTTTATAGAAACATCTTGTTGCTTTGGTTGAGGAGGGTAGTGAAACAAGTGAGCCAAGCTTACGGCTTCCAAGATGGTGATTGTGCAATTTCAGGCTACTTCTTCGAAATCAGTAGGGGATGCTCGAAGAACCCATCCTCCGTGAGAGGAAGGAACCTCGTCACGTATGCTGTAGAACTCGTGGAGTCCAGCTCGCCCCTCGGTGGCAACTGCCTTTCCGGGATATTGATACTGGACAGACTACTCACCCGGCAGCATTCGGACAAGATTAAAGCCCCTAATTTGGTCAAACGAGAAAAAGGAAATCAGCGGCAGAAGCTATCAGATTTAGAGGGCAATATTGGAGCTTCTTTGGTTAAAATGGAGAATAAAGAGGAGAATAATCAGgagaggagggagaagaagaggcaggggaggaaGTGGTGGCAGCAGCATCGTCCTCGAACAGAAGAGGAGATCATTGTGCAACAGCGCAGGGTGATCAGGCAGCTGATCGGATCTACATCTTCTGCTCACATTCTGCAGAAACTGCTTCATGCACTAGATTCAAGCCACTCATATGACCAAAAGAAGAGGGAGGCCGCTGCTAGGATAGTGGAGCACGTCGCCAGTGGGATTCGTCTGGAGCAGTTCCCCCAAGGGATCCAGTACATATCTTCACTTATCAACACCTTCGAAGAATACCAACGGCTCTTACCACACCAATCATCGTCAAAGAGAAATGAAGCAAGTGTGGCAACCCAGCCACTATCGTCGAAAACAAACAATGGTCAATATCAGGAACAAGGCAGGTGTAGCAGCAGTAGTGGCACTTGTTTATCGCCATCAAAGTCAGAGTTGGAGTCGGAGTCGGAGTCAGAATCAGAATTACCCTGGGATAGCGACTTGGACATCTATGCATGGTTATTTCCCAAGACTAAGAAGAGGAACGGAAATACCAATCCGTTCCACGGCTACAAAGAACTGGTGCTAACTGGCCTGCGTATCCTTTGGAGTCTTGCAGACAGTGCGGACAACTGCACAATCATAAGCAAGACCAAAAATCTTGTCTGCAAGATCATGGCGCCTGTTAGCTACGACCTAGTGCACCGCACACATCATAGTGCATGGTCCACTAGCGTAGTTGAGGGATCGCTGAGGGTGATGCTCCGGCTCGTGGCCGCGGAGGGAGAGACTAGGGTCAAGCTGCGCCGGCAGATCTCGAGCAACAAGAAAGCAATCACCACAATCGGAAGAATCGTCAAGTGTGAAGAATGCCAGGGCAGGGAGCTGCAGATGAACGCCATGCAGATCCTTACGCAACTATGTATGGACGAAACTGAAAGCAGAGGAGATTTCATTAAGATGCTGGTAAGCATTAAAGACAGTATAACCGAGCCTAAAGCGAGCTCTCTCAGCGATTTGGATTTCTGGCCGTCCATTTTCGTGATCTAA